A window from Balearica regulorum gibbericeps isolate bBalReg1 chromosome 1, bBalReg1.pri, whole genome shotgun sequence encodes these proteins:
- the ANKRD54 gene encoding ankyrin repeat domain-containing protein 54 — MEGDGGAAAGPGPESEPTPAPEPELGPEPELGPGLVLGPVPGAPLGYLHVLWQREEPAGKIPARRLRRAARLHRRLGPTGKESHALKRLREAANSNDLDTVQQLLEDGTDPCAADDKGRTALHFASCNGNDHIVQLLLDHGADPNQRDGLGNTPLHLAACTNHVPVITTLLRGGARVDALDRAGRTPLHLAKSKLNILQEGLSHSLEAVRLEVKQIIQMLREYLDRLGRHEQKEQLDDLCSRLQMTSTKEQVDEVTDLLASFTSLSLQMQKMEKR, encoded by the exons ATGGAGGGCGACGGCGGGGCCGCAGCAGGGCCGGGGCCGGAGTCGGAGCCGACGCCGGCACCAGAGCCAGAGCTGGGGCCAGAGCCAGagctggggcctggcctggtGTTGGGGCCTGTGCCGGGTGCCCCCCTCGGCTATCTGCACGTCCTGTGGCAGCGGGAGGAGCCCGCGGGCAAGATCCCGGCCCGACGCCTGCGCAGGGCCGCCCGCCTCCACCGCCGGCTGGGGCCTACGGGCAAGGAGAGCCACG CTCTGAAAAGGCTGCGTGAAGCTGCCAATAGCAACGACTTGGACACAG TGCAGCAACTCTTGGAGGATGGAACTGACCCCTGTGCCGCGGACGACAAAGGCCGGACAGCCCTGCACTTCGCCTCCTGCAATGGCAACGATCACATCG TACAACTGCTTCTGGACCATGGGGCTGACCCAAACCAGAGAGATGGGCTGGGAAACACCCCCTTACACTTGG ctgcctgcacgaACCACGTTCCTGTCATCACCACGCTGCTGCGCGGAG GGGCCAGAGTTGATGCCTTAGATCGAGCTGGCAGAACCCCACTGCACCTTGCTAAATCAAAGCTAAACATCCTGCAGGAAGGACTCTCCCACAGCCTGGAGGCCGTACGCCTTGAAgtgaaacag ATTATCCAGATGTTGCGGGAATACCTGGACCGTCTGGGGAGGCACGAGCAAAAGGAACAGCTGGATGACCTCTGCTCCAGGTTACAGATGACTAGCACAAAGGAGCAG GTGGATGAGGTTACAGACCTCCTGGCCAGCTTCACGTCACTCAGCTTGCAGATGCAGAAGATGGAGAAGAGGTAA
- the EIF3L gene encoding eukaryotic translation initiation factor 3 subunit L — protein sequence MAYPGEDYDNEAAYDPYAYSNDYDMHTGDPKQDLAYERQYEQQTYQVIPEVIKNFIQYFHKTVSDLIDQKVYELQASRVSSDVIDQKVYEIQDIYENSWTKLTERFFKNTPWPEAEAIAPQVGNDAVFLILYKELYYRHIYAKVSGGPTLEQRFESYYNYCNLFNYILNADGPAPLELPNQWLWDIIDEFIYQFQSFSQYRCKTAKKSEEEIDFLRSNPKIWNVHSVLNVLHSLVDKSNINRQLEVYTSGGDPESVAGEYGRHSLYKMLGYFSLVGLLRLHSLLGDYYQAIKVLENIELNKKSMYSRVPECQVTTYYYVGFAYLMMRRYQDAIRVFANILLYIQRTKSMFQRTTYKYEMINKQNEQMHALLAIALTMYPMRIDESIHLQLREKYGDKMLRMQKGDAQVYEELFSYACPKFLSPVVPNYDNVHPNYHKEPFLQQLKVFADEVQQQAQLSTIRSFLKLYTTMPVAKLAGFLDLTEQEFRIQLLVFKHKMKNLVWTSGISALDGEFQSASEVDFYIDKDMIHIADTKVARRYGDFFIRQIHKFEELNRTLKKMGQRP from the exons atGGCCTACCCGGGGGAGGACTACGACAACGAg GCCGCCTACGACCCCTATGCCTACTCTAACGACTATGATATGCACACGG GAGACCCGAAGCAAGACCTGGCCTACGAGCGCCAGTACGAGCAGCAGACCTACCAGGTGATCCCCGAAGTGATCAAAAACTTCATTCAGTATTTTCACAAGACGGTGTCGGATCTCATTGACCAGAAGGTGTACGAGCTCCAGGCCAGCCGTGTTTCCAGTGATGTCATTGACCAGAAGGTGTACGAGATCCAGGATATTTATGAAAACAG CTGGACAAAGCTGACAGAAAGGTTTTTTAAGAATACCCCGTGGCCAGAGGCTGAGGCCATTGCACCTCAAGTTGGAAATG ATGCCGTTTTCCTCATCCTATACAAGGAGCTATATTATAGGCACATCTACGCCAAAGTCAGC GGggggcccacgctggagcagagatttgAATCCTATTACAACTACTGCAATCTCTTCAACTACATCCTCA ATGCTGATGGCCCTGCTCCTCTGGAACTGCCCAACCAGTGGCTCTGGGATATCATTGATGAATTCATATACCAG ttcCAGTCTTTCAGCCAGTACCGCTGCAAGACAGCCAAGAAGTCTGAAGAGGAAATTGACTTCCTTCGTTCCAACCCCAAGATCTGGAACGTGCACAGTGTCCTTAATGTGCTGCACTCTCTGGTGGACAAATCCAACATCAACCGACAGCTGGAGGTCTATACAAGTGGAG GTGACCCTGAAAGCGTGGCTGGTGAATATGGTCGCCACTCCCTCTACAAGATGCTGGGCTATTTCAGCCTGGTTGGACTGCTGCGTCTGCACTCTCTGCTGGGAGATTACTACCAAGCGATTAAGGTTCTGGAGAACATTGAGCTCAACAAGAAG AGCATGTACTCCCGAGTGCCTGAGTGCCAGGTGACCACCTATTACTACGTGGGCTTCGCGTACCTTATGATGCGGCGCTACCAGGATGCCATCCGTGTCTTTGCCAACATCCTCCTCTACATCCAGAGGACCAAGAGCATGTTTCAGAGGACGACCTACAAATATGAGATG atTAACAAGCAGAATGAGCAGATGCACGCCCTCCTGGCCATCGCCCTCACCATGTACCCCATGCGCATAGATGAGAGCATCCACCTGCAGCTCCGAGAGAAATACGGGGATAAGATGCTGCGCATGCAGAAGGGTGATGCACAAGTCTATGAGGAGCTCTTCAGTTACGCTTGCCCCAAGTTCCTGTCCCCTGTGGTGCCCAATTATGACAACGTGCACCCCAACTACCACAAGGAgcccttcctgcagcagctcaaGGTCTTTGCTGATGAagttcagcagcaggcccagcTCTCCACCATCCGTAGCTTCCTCAAGCTCTACACCACCATGCCCGTGGCGAAGCTGGCTGGCTTCTTAGACCTCACAGAGCAGGAGTTCCGTATCCAGCTGCTCGTCTTCAAGCACAAGATGAAGAACCTGGTATGGACCAGTGGCATATCTGCCCTGGACGGGGAGTTCCAGTCTGCATCTGAGGTCGACTTCTATATTGACAAG GACATGATCCATATTGCGGACACAAAGGTTGCTCGACGCTATGGGGACTTCTTCATCCGCCAGATCCACAAATTTGAGGAG CTGAATCGAACCCTGAAGAAGATGGGCCAGAGACCCTAA